The Halomicronema hongdechloris C2206 genome includes a window with the following:
- a CDS encoding helix-turn-helix domain-containing protein: MCPHSADLRRRIVTLYERGEGSIRQLAKRFQVSQDSVRLLVKQYQATGSIAPKPYTGGPQPTLQASHHEVLRELVEADNDATLVQLAERLACKIA, translated from the coding sequence ATGTGCCCCCACTCTGCCGATTTACGTCGCCGCATCGTCACCCTGTATGAGCGAGGCGAAGGGTCGATTCGACAATTAGCCAAGCGCTTTCAAGTGAGTCAAGATAGCGTCCGTCTCCTGGTGAAACAGTATCAAGCCACCGGCAGCATTGCCCCCAAACCCTATACTGGGGGCCCTCAACCCACGCTTCAAGCCTCTCATCATGAGGTGTTACGGGAGTTAGTCGAAGCGGACAACGATGCGACTTTGGTCCAACTAGCTGAGCGCTTGGCCTGCAAAATCGCATGA
- a CDS encoding winged helix-turn-helix domain-containing protein, translating into MSGVLGRPIHPQRGWEYLKSLEMRRRRPRPAHIDSDIEVQTAWKKNSQLSSPT; encoded by the coding sequence ATGAGCGGCGTGTTAGGACGCCCAATCCATCCTCAGCGTGGTTGGGAATATCTCAAAAGTCTGGAGATGCGTCGCCGTCGTCCTCGTCCCGCTCACATTGACAGTGACATCGAAGTGCAAACGGCGTGGAAAAAAAACTCCCAACTCTCCTCGCCGACTTGA
- a CDS encoding cupin-like domain-containing protein, whose amino-acid sequence MQLLLSHFNIFWLGLALPILGITVLLATYFLKRVWQKKQFKVSWEAVALIDRRSQLSYEEFIRDYASVCKPVILTDVIKNWPALTKWTLDFFRSTYGSINVTVTDCSEGIRSRNQDITMKLADYLDYLASHDRQRSLYLEELRLSSFPELRQDYDVPVYFPNWLERLPMELQKKYRLERSTVYIGPKDSSIGLHIDSYDLPAWVALTSGRKKIIFFSPDQGDFLYGGEVNAFSPNLNQFPLYAHAKPIEAVLEPGEVIYIPPRWWHQVKNLEDSISLNTNILNECNSELAFQSFRDIAPIKGRLLPLLLEFPWLGNALFRVGLI is encoded by the coding sequence ATGCAATTACTGCTCTCTCATTTTAATATTTTCTGGTTAGGACTTGCTTTACCTATCTTAGGCATTACCGTATTGCTTGCCACTTATTTTCTCAAACGAGTATGGCAAAAGAAACAATTTAAGGTTTCCTGGGAAGCCGTTGCTTTGATCGATCGCCGCAGTCAACTTTCTTACGAAGAATTTATTAGAGACTACGCCTCTGTTTGCAAGCCTGTTATTCTCACAGATGTTATTAAAAACTGGCCTGCCTTAACAAAATGGACGTTGGATTTTTTTAGGTCAACCTATGGCTCGATCAATGTGACGGTCACAGATTGTTCTGAGGGAATTAGAAGCCGGAATCAAGACATCACCATGAAACTGGCAGACTATCTCGACTACTTAGCTAGCCACGATCGTCAACGCTCTCTTTATTTGGAAGAATTACGGCTCTCTTCCTTTCCTGAGCTACGTCAAGATTATGATGTGCCTGTTTATTTTCCCAATTGGCTCGAACGCTTACCAATGGAACTGCAAAAGAAATATCGACTGGAGCGCTCTACCGTGTATATCGGCCCTAAAGATTCATCTATTGGTCTCCACATCGATTCATACGATTTGCCAGCATGGGTTGCATTGACTTCTGGACGCAAAAAAATCATATTTTTCTCACCGGATCAAGGGGATTTCCTATACGGCGGAGAAGTGAATGCTTTCAGTCCTAATCTCAATCAATTTCCACTCTATGCCCATGCCAAACCCATAGAAGCGGTATTAGAACCAGGGGAAGTGATCTATATTCCTCCAAGATGGTGGCATCAGGTCAAAAACCTTGAAGATAGCATTTCATTAAATACCAATATCCTAAATGAGTGTAACTCTGAATTGGCATTTCAATCATTTAGAGATATTGCTCCTATTAAAGGTCGTCTTTTGCCACTTCTCTTAGAATTTCCCTGGTTGGGTAACGCTTTATTCAGAGTTGGCTTAATCTGA
- a CDS encoding IS630 family transposase encodes MEKKLPTLLADLKATYPEATFRVWAEDEHRIGLHPVNRMVWVPLGETPIAPVNFKYEWLWLIGFVEPSSGETYWWIVPRLNWPILERVLADFAQAFEVSATNRIVLVLDQASFHTTHKLTVPDGMHLLFLPPRSPELQPAERLWPLTNEAIANRSFESLDELEAVTAHRCRVLMNRPEFMRGITGYHWWLEAVA; translated from the coding sequence GTGGAAAAAAAACTCCCAACTCTCCTCGCCGACTTGAAGGCAACGTATCCTGAGGCGACTTTTCGAGTTTGGGCAGAAGATGAACATCGCATTGGCTTGCACCCCGTCAATCGCATGGTGTGGGTGCCCCTCGGCGAGACACCCATCGCTCCCGTGAACTTCAAATATGAGTGGCTGTGGCTCATCGGCTTTGTCGAGCCGAGCAGTGGTGAAACCTATTGGTGGATTGTGCCCCGGTTAAATTGGCCGATTCTCGAACGGGTCCTGGCGGATTTTGCCCAGGCTTTTGAGGTCAGTGCCACTAATCGCATAGTGTTGGTGCTCGACCAAGCCAGTTTCCATACGACTCATAAGTTAACAGTTCCAGACGGGATGCACTTGCTGTTTCTACCCCCGCGCTCACCTGAACTCCAACCCGCAGAACGACTCTGGCCACTCACGAACGAGGCCATTGCCAACCGCAGCTTTGAGTCTTTAGATGAGTTGGAAGCCGTCACAGCTCATCGATGCCGGGTGCTCATGAACCGTCCTGAGTTTATGCGTGGGATAACTGGATATCACTGGTGGCTTGAGGCGGTAGCATGA
- a CDS encoding aminotransferase class III-fold pyridoxal phosphate-dependent enzyme, with amino-acid sequence MTHSQVQPISNSSPIDASTQRILGELTRIASDILGVHPSAIDVHTHFFEMGLESIHTLQLSGAVRKQFDINVSLRLLLENTPTIHDLAIYISKQRPLEESATESIPDVNESQRSTSSTVSQNGTSLLENFPKISTPNTAVKQLLAQQLQVMAKQLDLLRHNTLSKQQTLSPSEARTPVSTPLDIQQTTTSTSLPQENQNHSSNRTSPPKRAIAPQKETLSTRQQNHLEGLIERLSQLTQKSKQLTQIHRPCHANPRAVSGFNLAIKELVYPIYTQRAAGAKIWDIDDNEYIDMSMGFGALLFGHSPSFVVEAIQQQIQQGIQLGPQSRLAGNVAELICELTGQERVAFCNSGKDAIEGAIRIARAVTGRSKIAFFTGSFHGNLDDVLATGIPSGDGTPDSVPNAPGIPSYKADQAIVLDYGNPQSLNILKAHAHELAAVLVEPVQSERPGFQPKAFLHELRQWTESAGVVLIFDEVITGFRTHPGGVQALWNIRADLTTYAKAIGVGFPIGAVAGKAALMDALDGGFWNYGDASYPQTETTIFAGTYFKHPLVMAAAWAALNHLKHSGPLLQETLTRKTTQLATTLNTYFEQKQLPIQVVHFGSLFRFTHPSTLKGIDLLFYHLLEKGVYALENRRLFLSTSHTDEEIEQVIRAVKESVVELQEVEFLQPSSTTKYGYTAVNSSFTKFSKPDIEAPLIKIQSQGSKRPLFFIHSMGGTVLCYNQLVRSLGTDRPCYGLQALGLYGDREPYTRIEDMAAHYIETLRLAQPEGPYLLVSWSMGSFIAFEMAQQLQKQGHLIELLALLDNPAPISRSKPAEVESDFDVTALVGFARDIAGAAGYDLSTFHDRFNTLRKLPTAEKLNYFLDQLQAANLMPTDIDFHQFCLLFKLYKSNLRAYQNYLPQIIYPERLLLFQGKDSDEGAAYPDDLSWGWDQLSSESVEVVVVPGNHYTMLAKPQVQVLAEQLNSYLNQTN; translated from the coding sequence ATGACTCATTCTCAAGTTCAGCCGATATCAAATTCTTCCCCGATCGATGCATCAACTCAGAGAATCCTGGGAGAACTCACAAGGATTGCCAGTGATATCCTGGGTGTCCATCCTTCTGCGATCGATGTTCACACCCATTTTTTTGAAATGGGGCTAGAGTCCATTCACACCCTGCAACTGAGTGGAGCGGTCAGAAAACAGTTTGATATCAATGTTTCTCTACGTTTATTGCTTGAGAATACTCCAACGATTCACGACCTTGCTATTTATATCTCTAAACAGAGACCTCTGGAAGAGTCAGCAACAGAGTCTATTCCCGATGTTAATGAATCACAACGGTCTACTAGCTCTACAGTGAGTCAAAATGGAACATCTTTGCTGGAAAATTTCCCAAAAATATCAACTCCTAATACTGCTGTCAAACAGCTCTTGGCACAACAGCTTCAAGTAATGGCTAAACAGCTAGACTTGTTGCGCCACAATACTTTATCAAAGCAGCAAACATTATCTCCTTCGGAAGCCAGAACACCTGTCTCTACGCCGTTAGATATACAGCAAACAACAACCTCTACCTCATTGCCTCAGGAAAACCAAAATCACTCAAGCAATCGTACAAGTCCACCTAAAAGGGCAATCGCTCCTCAAAAAGAGACATTGAGCACTCGTCAACAAAACCATTTAGAAGGATTAATTGAGCGTCTGAGCCAGCTCACCCAAAAATCCAAACAGCTCACCCAAATACACCGCCCCTGTCATGCTAATCCCAGAGCCGTCAGCGGGTTCAATCTTGCTATCAAAGAATTAGTATATCCAATTTACACGCAACGAGCTGCTGGGGCCAAAATTTGGGACATTGACGACAATGAGTACATTGATATGTCAATGGGATTTGGTGCGCTTCTGTTCGGGCATTCCCCCTCTTTTGTTGTAGAAGCGATTCAACAGCAGATTCAGCAAGGGATTCAACTGGGTCCCCAATCGCGGCTAGCAGGTAACGTCGCTGAATTAATCTGTGAGTTGACCGGGCAAGAACGGGTTGCTTTTTGCAATTCTGGTAAAGACGCGATAGAGGGAGCCATCCGAATTGCACGTGCCGTCACTGGACGTTCCAAGATTGCTTTTTTCACTGGCTCATTTCATGGCAATTTGGATGATGTGTTAGCGACGGGGATTCCCAGTGGAGATGGAACACCAGATTCTGTACCCAATGCACCGGGAATCCCGTCATATAAAGCTGATCAAGCCATCGTTTTAGACTATGGAAATCCTCAATCTCTTAACATCTTGAAAGCCCACGCTCACGAATTGGCGGCTGTTTTGGTTGAGCCAGTCCAGAGTGAGCGACCCGGTTTTCAACCCAAAGCGTTTTTGCATGAATTGAGGCAATGGACTGAGAGCGCAGGCGTTGTCCTGATTTTCGACGAGGTGATTACTGGCTTTCGTACCCACCCTGGAGGCGTACAGGCGCTATGGAATATTCGCGCCGACTTAACGACCTATGCCAAGGCAATTGGGGTGGGTTTTCCCATTGGTGCTGTAGCGGGTAAAGCTGCCTTGATGGATGCTTTGGATGGTGGCTTTTGGAACTATGGGGATGCGTCATATCCTCAGACAGAAACCACTATATTTGCAGGAACTTACTTTAAACACCCGCTTGTCATGGCGGCCGCTTGGGCTGCACTCAACCATCTCAAGCATAGTGGACCATTACTCCAGGAAACCTTAACTCGGAAGACAACACAATTAGCTACAACGCTTAATACTTATTTTGAACAGAAACAGTTACCTATTCAGGTTGTTCATTTTGGTTCACTTTTTCGTTTTACCCATCCATCTACTCTCAAAGGAATAGATTTATTGTTTTATCATCTTTTAGAAAAAGGGGTTTACGCCTTAGAAAATCGCCGACTTTTTCTATCAACTTCCCACACAGATGAAGAAATTGAGCAGGTTATTCGAGCTGTTAAGGAGAGTGTTGTAGAATTGCAAGAGGTTGAGTTTTTACAGCCCAGTTCTACAACAAAATATGGATATACAGCAGTAAACTCATCATTCACAAAATTTAGCAAACCAGACATTGAAGCCCCTCTAATTAAAATACAGTCACAAGGTTCTAAGAGACCCCTATTTTTCATCCATTCGATGGGTGGAACAGTCCTTTGCTACAACCAACTGGTACGCAGTTTGGGCACCGATCGCCCGTGCTATGGGTTGCAAGCACTCGGTCTGTACGGAGATCGCGAACCCTATACTCGCATAGAAGACATGGCAGCTCATTATATTGAAACACTTCGTCTTGCTCAACCAGAAGGTCCATACCTGTTGGTATCTTGGTCAATGGGAAGCTTCATTGCGTTTGAAATGGCACAACAATTGCAAAAGCAAGGGCATTTGATCGAACTGCTGGCATTGCTAGATAATCCAGCGCCCATTTCCAGAAGCAAGCCTGCGGAGGTTGAGAGTGATTTTGATGTTACAGCATTAGTCGGTTTTGCTAGAGATATAGCTGGTGCCGCTGGGTACGATTTATCAACGTTCCACGATCGATTCAACACATTACGGAAACTGCCAACCGCAGAGAAGTTAAATTATTTCCTAGACCAATTGCAGGCAGCTAACTTAATGCCAACTGATATTGATTTTCACCAATTCTGTCTCTTATTCAAGCTTTATAAGAGCAACTTGCGAGCTTATCAAAACTATTTACCTCAAATTATTTACCCAGAGCGATTGCTGCTTTTCCAGGGCAAAGATAGCGATGAAGGAGCCGCTTACCCCGATGATTTGAGTTGGGGATGGGATCAACTCTCTTCTGAATCAGTAGAGGTCGTTGTTGTGCCTGGAAATCATTATACGATGCTCGCTAAACCTCAGGTACAAGTCTTAGCTGAGCAGTTAAACAGTTATCTTAATCAGACAAACTAA